The Pseudophryne corroboree isolate aPseCor3 chromosome 10, aPseCor3.hap2, whole genome shotgun sequence DNA segment ttggatatcaacttatccagttcatctccaaacaggacttcacctgtaaaaggtagattttcccctcctttcctggaatccacatccgcagtccactggcgtagccacaagctcctgcgcactgacactgccatggcagtggtgcatgcattgagcAAACCACTTTCCTTTATGGACTCCACCATAAAggtagcagagtcctgaatatgctgcaggagtaaaactatctcccccctgggtaaggtatccaatccatcaattaggttacctgaccactgtgcaatggctttagtgatccatgcacaagcaacagtgggtctctgggccaccccagcagcagtgtatagtgatttgagagtgttctcaattttgcggtcagctgtgtcctttaaggatgctgccccaggaacaggtaagactctcTTACgtcacaacctagataccgatgcgtccacaatcggcgggttttcccatttctttttatcttccagaggaaagggaaaggatgtaattaatcttttagggatcggaaatttttgtcaggattagcccaagtttcttcaaacagggcattcaattcctttgatgcaggaaaagtagctgagaatttcttttttacattaaaataagattcctcctcaacCTCTGCCGTCTTATCAGGAATGTGTAGGACATCTATGATGGCTTCTATCATGGCCTGTATGCCCTGTGACATGACCGCATCCCCCCCACtcacatccacttcaccctcctctggctcTGATGCATCGTCATCAGTATCACCCTGCAcaagctgggccagagtacgcttttgtgggcaaatggcgtgggtttgagacactgttaagggaactgaatctctattcatcaggtcatccatagactatcttaaaaattgcgtctctttctcattatgggataatttagtagaaatatcggagatcatccctttaatggaagctaaccatgagggttctgccccactagcctgagaatggacactatcctgagtacagggtagtgagtctccgggAAGGAAAGGcactcagctgtgcaggaaacacagtccctggatatTTTGATGTGAagggacacaaacacacacacacacacacacacacacacacacacacacacacacacacacacacggtgaaaaACACAGTTTTAACCTACACAGAGctctcagagagacacagaaatcgGAGCCAgacacacacagcgcccctatagccaaGCTAATTAGCTGGGTcaccacactaagtcccttaatagggcttagtatactaaCACACTCCCCcgccttctaagaccccctggtaccgctgagaagACGTGGAGTATGTgtcgaggagctgcgcttccctgtgattcctgtcagtgtgaactgcagagggaaaatggcgctggtgagctgctggaactgctcatagtgaagccccgcccccttaatgatgCTCGGCTTCCAGCTTTTTTATACTGTCCTGAGGTAATAATTTTGTCTAACAtagggttaaaacccttgttagaCCTGGTAGCCAGTGTGGGTATTCATTGGTGGCTcagtgcgcccctcacagcgggacacacagcGCTGTGTGTGTCTCTGAGCCCCCGAGAGCGCAGCCTGTACAGagagctgcactcctacccttgtgccgccattcccaccgacgacttgctaaccgggacgccggtgctgtactcaccactcttctctcttctggctctgttaggagtggcggcatgctgcgggagggtacgctgcgtcgtggtggggcttgcaaattacttcctcaggagctcagtgtcctgtcagcggagaaacgggaccattaattctttaggaagttgggccgttctcccccctaagtcccatgaagcagacaggctggtgccacccagcagtgcctgtaaaataacaaacagaaaataaatgcagaaaactcttcaagagcttccctaagcatgactacttcctccgggcacattttctaaactgagtctggtaggaggagcatagagggaggagccagtgcacactattgatttcttaaagtgcccaaggctcccagtggacccgtatataccccatggtactaatgtggaccccagtatcctctaggacgtaagagaaacatatttTTAAGATATGTTAGTTTCCTTAATTGCTGAATGTCATTGATCAATTAGGTTGCCAAACTCTTCGATTTGCAGTGCTTGATCACATCAttgttcaatcacattacaattccttagggtgattggtttaaaaaaaacaacccaaaaaacatTGTGCGATTATTTGCAAGCTAGCAAATGCAACGCACAAGTACGACAAGCTCCATGATGCAGGCGATGCGAATAGCGACCTTGCGTACGCACAGTGCCCCTTTAACAAGAAGACACAATGCACTTAATGGCTTTTTAATTATTACATAGTGCACCTTGAACACAATGCTCCCTAATAGCTTTTTTTTAAATGACCCAGTGCCCCAGCCTTTACTGGCTTTAGGTACACTGTCCAGTACAAAATGAGTCAGTACCCCTAGATTTGTTGTTTGTTTAGCTGCTAACCAAAAATCCTGTCTGTGATACACAGAGCCATGCCCACATCCTCTCCGTCAAATCTCCTTCGTGAAATGGTGCGCCAATCACCACGGGAGGGACTTTTATCGAATCTGAAACACGTGAGATCCGATGCCAGAAAGATGGCGTTTTGCTTCATTTTTCGGATCTGAACCCAATGCAAGTAACCGACTCGGAACTCGGATCTCCTTGGAAAGCTAAAATTTGGGTGGGTTCATCTCTACCCATAACTGTCTATTTATTATGAAATAGCATCTCTATGTGGGAGCTGTGGATGACATAGAAGCACATAAAAAGCCTCTAcctctacccgtgtgtgcctctgcccctacccgtgagtgcctctgcccctacctgtgtgtacCTCTGCCTCCCTTACCCATGggttcctctgcccctacccgtgtgtgcctctgcccctacccatgtgttcctctgtgtaaattgctgcaggccttccagagttatgccgaaaactatggattttcacatgtcacccccttcccaccccgaccccaaggggtgctagtggtgtcttatccccacagtatttttccccagattgtaagacatatgtgtatcaagtttggtgtaaattgctccaggcattacagagttatgctggaacatacacacatgcatccgtttttatatatatatatatatatatatatatatatatatattcaaaatccAAACCAATACACGtgaggttggttttggcaaaacccaaTGTTGaattagaaaaaacaaaacaaaacacggggctcggcacacatctctagttataactcaTCTACGTGTAACAATTTATTTTTTTCCACTTGTTCTAAGTACTCCCATGCCATCCACTGCACCCACCATTGTCATTGGATTATAAAGTTGACCTCAGTTATTAGGACAGAAATAAGACAGTAAGGATCTCAGCTTTATTAGAGTGAGTAGGGAGCATACAGCAGGCTCAGTTACATTCTCCTGGTAGTAAGCAGATTTTATTTTCATGAAGATATCCACACCGGCATTGTGCGGGAGAACAAAcgtcagtgtacagtatatgcaatctgTGTCCTCACAAGCTGTTTCACAACCGGAACACTCCTTATACTCCTTGCCGGGTCCAGATCAAGTTCCTGAATTAAAGGAAGAGAAACGAGACGATCACAAATCCACAGCTGACTGTCATACAAAGATCTCGTTGATTGTGAACAATCGATGGAGCAAGCCGATGGTAAAGTAAAGGAAAACATTTGGGGACCTGCACATGGGCCATTGATCTGAAGGACCAACATGCCCTCAACGTACATGTGCCGGCCCCCACATGATTGCTCAGAAGGGCAGAGACCTTTGGAACATATGAACTCCCTTCCCTCCCACTATACCCCACAGCTGCCGCATCAGCAGTGACAATGGTTACACTACCAGCTCATGGCCTTCTTCCTTACTTTTAGGACAGTCATCACGAGGAATGCAGACTCCTTTGCTGTCGCGGACATGTCCATCATTGCACTGACACATTCCGGGGGGACGGCACAAAAGACTGCACTTAATGTCTTTGTTCAAATTTTCACAGGTAGCTGGGCACTTTGAAGGACATGGCCTAAGATTCTCATTAACGCCATTACAAGGTCCTaaatgaaaataagaaaaaacaaaTAACTCCCACGGCCTCTGGAGACTATGATTGCTTATGGTGATCATCCACTCATTGGAGGCTCCAGATGTGTGGCTGTAGCGTAGGGGAGCGGCACCAACTGGCCAGTGAGTCCTGGCCGGGGATGTTTGGCGGCGtatggagtggcagttggtgtggttcccttatttgaattttggactgtactgcagcctcacctctgcaaCTCCCCCTGGTGGTTACATCCCTACCTCACAGCTATAATATCTTCAGAGAAAAACACTTTATGTACCAGCCTGGAGCAGCCATCGTCATTACCTTCACATCAATGTAACGACGCTGACTGTTCTCAATCTACATCTTTTATAAAAATTATTattgtttaaataaataaaataatcctGGAATCCTGCGGTTACCACCTTTTTATTTTCTGATTCCTGGCCAGGGTGTGTGGTCAGGAGGCGTGTCTAAAACCCCAGTAGGGTTACAATTTCTTTTttaatgcccctttatatgccatctGCTCTTTATGGCTCTTTATATGCCACCTGAGCCTCCGCATGCCCCTTTATATGGCATCAGATCACTCTTTGGACCCTTTTTATGGCTATGGCAGTTAGAGCCCCTACAGACACTTATATATACCATCATAATAGCAATAGCTGGACAAGAATAGGGACCACAGAGCCGGTGGCACAGACAATTTGATAGGTTAAAAAATGCAAAAATTATATTCAATAATATATATGTAATAGACTCTTCTAGGAGATTCCAAATATGTTGGCATGGaaactttaaataaataaataaaaacaattcaAAGTAGCATTAAAAATACATATACAttaaaataaaagaataaaaaacGAAACAAACTTAAAACGGTATAATTACACAAATATGAAAGCATTTAGATAGACATCTGATActgatgtttttgcaattgagtgATTATTGGTAAATTGCGCATGTATATGCTTTACACTGTGCATACGCCAATGTCTAATAGTGATGGGCATTAATGGGGAAGTGgatgcaaaaatgcaggtgtgttgtgGCTGTTTTGGGGGGCATGTTGCTGGGTGCGCTTGCCAATCCGTGCTCAGCAGCGTGTCTCAGGTGCCTCTTTTTAGGCTGTCATTGATTTAATAGAGCTGCCGATTATCGGTAAATCTACATGTGTGATGGGAATGTGTACACAGCTGCAGTTCCCCATGCCATGTCCCCGCTGGGCGTCTCTGTACCTTTCAGGActgctgtttttttttcttcttataatTGCGCACACCCTTAGTGTTTCCAATCGCAGGTGCAGTTGCTATAGCGTCGCTTAATTAATCAGGTTAGATATTAATAATACTTCAAAGGATCTATGCGACAGGTCCAAATGATTTTATATGTTCAACTTAAAAAAAAACTTGATCTACGCATATCTCTAATAAGTACCTGAACAAGAACTGATAAAAGTCAACAAACTTTAAACCAtatgattgtgtgtgtgtatatatatatatatatatatatatatgataaacaaACGTTATAATAAAATTCATTTTCAAGAGTATACATAAagattatatatacatttatatatatatatatatatatataatctgtatgtATACTCTTGAAAGTGAATTTCATTATAACATTTGTTTATCATATTATGTATTATATATTTTACATTTGGTACATGCTGCTATTACTATTTAAATACTGTCTGTTATATTTGATACACGCTGCTATTTGTATACTCTCTGTTACATTTGATACATGCTGCTATTTGTATACTTTCTGTTACATTTGGTACATGCTGCTATTTGTATACTTTCTGTTATATTTGGTACATGCTGCTATTTGTATACTTTCTGTTACATTTGATACACGCTGCTATTTGTATACTTTCTGTTACATTTGATACACGCTGCTATTTGTATCCTTTCTGTTACATTTGATACACGCTGCTATTTGTATACTTTCTGTTACATTTGGAACACGCTGCTATTTGTATCCTTCCTGTTACATTTGGTACATGCTGCTATTTGTATACTTTCTGTTACATTTGGTACATGCTGCTATTTGTATCCTTCCTGTTACATTTGATACATGCTGCTATTTGTATACTTTGTGTTACATTTGGTACATGCTGCTTTTTGTATACTTTGTTACATTTGATACATGCTGCTATTTGTATACTCTGTTACATTTGGTACATGCTGCTATTTGTATACTTTGTGTTACATTTGGTACATGCTGCTATTTGTATACTTTCTGTTACATTTGATACATGCTGCTATTTGTATACTCTCTGTTACATTTGATACATGCTGCTATTTGTATACTTTCTGTTACATTTGATACATGCTGCTATTTGTATACATTCTGTTACATTTGATACATGCTGCTATTTGTATACTTTGTGTTACATTTGGTACATGCTGCTATTTGTATACTTTCTGTTACATTTGATACATGCTGCTATTTGTATACTCTCTGTTACATTTGGTACATGCTGCTATTTGTATACTTTCTGTTACATTTGATTCACACTGCTATTTGTATACGTTCTGTTACATTTGATACATGCTGCTATTTGTATACTTTCTGTTACATTTGGTACATGCTGCTATTTGTATACTTTCTGTTACATTTGATAAACACTGCTATTTGTATACTTTCTGTTACATTTTATGCATGCTGCTATTTGTATACTTTCTGTTACATTTGATACACGCTGCTATTTGTATTCTTTGTTACATTTGGTACATGCTGCTATTTGTAGACTTTGTGTTACATTTGATACATGCTGCTATTTGTATACGTTCTGTTACATTTGATACATGCTGCTATTTGTATACTTTCTGTTACAATTGATACATGCTGCTATTTGTATACTTTCTGTTACATTTGATACATGCTGCTATTTGTATACTTTCTGTTACATTTGATACATGCTGCTATTTGTATACTTTCTGTTACATTTGATACATGCTGCTATTTCTATACTTTCTGTTACATTTAGTACATGCTGCTATTTCTATACTTTCTGTTACATTTGGTACATGCTGCTATTTCTATACTTTCTGTTACATTTGATACACGCTGCTATTTGTATACTTTCTGTTACATTTGGTACATGCTGGTATTTGTATACTTTCTGTTACATTTGATACATGCCTCTATTTGTATACTTTCTGTTACATTTGATACATGATGCTATTTGTATGCTTTCTGTTACATTTGATACATGCTGCTATTTGTATACTTTCTGTTGCATTTGATACACGCTGCTATTTGTATACTTTCTGTTACATTTGATACATGCTGCTATTTGTATACTTTCTGTTACATTTAGTACATGCTGCTATTTGTATACTTTCTGTTACATTTGATACATGCTGCTATTTGTATTATTTCTGTTACATT contains these protein-coding regions:
- the LOC134966837 gene encoding cysteine-rich venom protein 6-like — protein: MPGSLELQQPPDRHRLFFILQEQIRRHFLLATLFTKKSDEEKMKTLFLLVGIVLCLALVEGNPGPCNGVNENLRPCPSKCPATCENLNKDIKCSLLCRPPGMCQCNDGHVRDSKGVCIPRDDCPKRT